Proteins encoded by one window of Cucurbita pepo subsp. pepo cultivar mu-cu-16 chromosome LG14, ASM280686v2, whole genome shotgun sequence:
- the LOC111810865 gene encoding UBP1-associated protein 2C-like: MDVTKKRRMDENGVDSSDHSFSRITPEDARKIIDRFTPDQLIDILQDAVSRHVDVLDAVRCIADRDVSQRKLFIRGLSCDTSTEGLRSLFSAYGELEEAVVIIDKVTGKSKGYGFVTFKHVDGSILALKEPSKTIDGRVTVTQLAAVGVSGQSSNAADLSLRKIYVANVPMDMPADKLLAHFSLYGEIEEGPLGFDKQTGKCRGYALFVYKKAEGAQAALVDPIKTIDGRQLSCKYANDGKKGKPGGGTDGIQTTGAGQGNLHGDGMPMAPPSAIPGSGGQYGGPGGMGSYGGFSGGPQGAQPLGHHPLNSSMGPGISSVGSQALSSQGSSGGYGGGPYGGGYGGPGSSIYGGMGSVGGGLGSSGGGLGGAGGVSSLYRLSQSSVGMPSGGYPDSGHYSMSSASGHPNHHHQQAGASPAPRVPPGGLYPNMPPYY, encoded by the coding sequence ATGGACGTCACCAAGAAGCGGAGGATGGACGAAAATGGCGTCGACTCCTCCGACCATTCTTTCTCTAGAATTACTCCTGAAGACGCTCGCAAGATCATTGATCGTTTCACTCCGGACCAGCTTATCGATATTTTACAAGATGCAGTTTCGCGTCACGTGGATGTTCTTGATGCAGTACGGTGTATTGCAGACCGAGATGTCTCCCAGCGGAAGCTGTTTATTCGGGGTCTTAGTTGCGATACTAGTACAGAAGGTTTGCGTTCTCTCTTTTCCGCTTATGGCGAGCTTGAAGAAGCTGTTGTTATTATTGACAAGGTGACTGGGAAATCGAAAGGTTATGGCTTTGTGACTTTTAAGCATGTTGATGGTTCTATACTGGCTTTGAAGGAACCGAGCAAGACAATTGATGGCCGCGTTACGGTGACGCAATTGGCTGCAGTGGGAGTTTCTGGGCAGAGTTCGAACGCTGCAGACTTGTCGTTGAGGAAAATTTATGTGGCGAATGTTCCAATGGATATGCCGGCCGATAAACTGTTGGCACACTTTTCGCTGTATGGAGAAATTGAGGAGGGACCGCTAGGCTTCGATAAGCAGACGGGTAAGTGTAGAGGCTATGCTTTGTTTGTGTACAAAAAGGCAGAGGGTGCTCAAGCAGCTCTGGTTGATCCAATCAAGACGATTGATGGAAGGCAGTTGAGTTGTAAATACGCTAACGATGGGAAGAAAGGGAAACCTGGCGGTGGGACGGATGGAATTCAAACGACGGGAGCGGGTCAAGGAAACTTGCATGGAGATGGTATGCCTATGGCTCCTCCATCAGCAATCCCCGGTTCGGGCGGACAGTATGGTGGTCCGGGTGGCATGGGATCGTATGGAGGCTTTTCTGGTGGCCCTCAAGGGGCGCAGCCACTTGGTCACCATCCGCTCAACTCTTCAATGGGGCCAGGAATATCCTCTGTCGGTAGTCAGGCTCTATCTTCGCAGGGCAGCTCCGGCGGATATGGTGGCGGTCCATATGGTGGTGGGTACGGCGGGCCCGGTTCCTCAATATATGGTGGTATGGGAAGTGTAGGTGGGGGCTTGGGTAGTTCTGGAGGTGGATTGGGCGGAGCTGGGGGTGTTTCATCACTGTATAGGTTATCTCAGAGTTCGGTTGGAATGCCTTCTGGTGGTTATCCGGATAGTGGGCATTATAGCATGTCATCAGCATCCGGGCACCCAAATCACCACCATCAACAGGCAGGAGCATCACCAGCACCACGTGTTCCACCTGGAGGATTGTATCCCAATATGCCACCATATTACTGA
- the LOC111810342 gene encoding multiple organellar RNA editing factor 8, chloroplastic/mitochondrial-like translates to MATQLFSRSLPKTLILTSMFSRSFLTANRAAISASSCSSSSLLRYLRPLTAIVGADFRSVSPAPSVREFATRATSSSLNDPNPNWSNRPPKETILLDGCDFEHWLVVMEKPEGDPTRDEIIDSYIKTLAMVIGSEEEARMKIYSVSTRCYFAFGCLVSEELSYKIKELPKVRWVLPDSYLDVKNKDYGGEPFINGQAVPYDPKYHEEWIRNNARANERNKRNDRPRNFDRSRNFERRRENMQSREFPNASPNQPTGPNMSPPAPSNMPPNNFNAGMPPQNRGGMPQGNYAGGPPPPPPNNFSGPPPPPHNFSGPPPPPHNYAGGPPPPPPNNFGGPPPPPLNNYAGQPPRNYASPPPPPHSGAPPPHNYGGPQANNYWGGPPPNNYGGPSNSGGPPPQNSYGGGGQPNAGGWSSNVHNKQHE, encoded by the exons ATGGCGACTCAGCTCTTCTCTCGCTCGCTccctaaaaccctaattttgacGTCTATGTTCTCTCGTTCCTTTCTCACTGCCAACCGAGCCGCCATCTCCGCCTCTTCTTGCTCCTCTTCCTCCCTTCTGCGCTATCTCCGTCCCCTCACTGCTATAGTCGGCGCTGATTTCCGCAGCGTCTCTCCGGCGCCGAGCGTGAGGGAGTTTGCTACCCGTGCGACTTCTTCCTCTCTCAACGACCCGAATCCTAACTGGTCTAATCGCCCACCCAAGGAGACTATATTGCTCGATGGTTGTGATTTTGAGCACTGGCTCGTTGTCATGGAGAAGCCAGAGGGGGATCCCACCAGGGATGAGATTATTGACAGCTATATCAAAACGCTTGCCATGGTTATCGGAAG TGAGGAAGAAGCTAGGATGAAGATATACTCTGTTTCAACCAGATGCTACTTTGCATTTGGGTGCCTTGTTTCTGAAGAACTTTCTTACAAGATTAAAG AGCTGCCTAAGGTTCGTTGGGTCCTTCCTGATTCATACTTGGATGTCAAGAATAAAGATTATGGAG GGGAGCCTTTTATCAACGGACAAGCTGTTCCATATGACCCGAAGTACCACGAGGAATGGATTAGAAACAATGCTCGAGCGAATGAGAGGAATAAGCGCAACGATAGACCTCGTAATTTTGACAGGTCAAGAAACTTTGAGAGGAGGAGGGAAAACATGCAAAGTAGAGAATTTCCAAATGCTTCACCAAATCAACCTACTGGACCAAACATGAGTCCGCCAGCTCCAAGCAATATGCCTCCCAACAATTTTAACGCCGGTATGCCGCCTCAGAACCGTGGAGGAATGCCCCAAGGCAACTATGCAGGAGgaccaccaccgccgccaccAAACAATTTCAGCGGTCCGCCGCCACCACCACACAACTTCAGCGGaccgccgccaccaccacACAACTATGCGGGAggaccaccaccaccaccaccaaacAACTTTGGCGgaccgccgccgccaccactGAACAACTATGCTGGACAACCACCACGCAACTATgcatcaccaccaccaccaccgcacTCCGGGGCACCACCACCACACAACTATGGAGGGCCACAGGCAAACAACTATTGGGGAGGTCCACCGCCAAACAACTACGGTGGACCTTCAAACTCCGGCGGGCCACCTCCACAAAACAGCTATGGAGGAGGAGGGCAGCCTAATGCTGGTGGATGGTCCAGTAATGTGCATAACAAGCAACACGAGTAA
- the LOC111810860 gene encoding protein VTE6, chloroplastic-like produces the protein MATALLPSTHPFPLRFSPTPSPKLRQFSSLPLPPKPLFPKSNPNRSLKTVVRAESLQSLVSVAVNIVQSNPPTWQSALLTNLLIFVAGSPILASGLSVSGIASAFLLGTLTWRAFGPSGFLLVATYFVIGTAATKVKMAQKEAQGVAEKRKGRRGLGSVIGSSAAGCVCALLMINNIGGESFRQLWRLGFVASFCTKLSDTVSSEIGKAYGRITYLVTTFRIVPRGTEGAISLEGTFAGLLAASVLAFVGCLLGDITASEAIVCVVASQIANLGESIIGAVLQEKEGFQWLNNDVVNVINISMGSILAILMQQLILGH, from the exons ATGGCCACGGCGTTGCTGCCCTCAACTCATCCTTTTCCCCTTCGTTTTTCTCCCACTCCCTCTCCCAAACTCCGCCAATTTTcctctcttcctctccctcCAAAACCCTTATTTcccaaatcgaaccctaaccGATCCCTCAAGACGGTGGTTCGAGCCGAGAGCTTGCAGAGCCTTGTATCGGTTGCTGTGAACATCGTCCAATCGAATCCCCCCACGTGGCAGTCGGCCTTACTCACTAACCTGCTGATTTTCGTCGCGGGTTCGCCGATTCTGGCCTCGGGGTTGTCTGTTTCGGGCATTGCTTCGGCTTTCTTGCTTGGTACTCTCACATGGCGTGCTTTTGGACCCTCTGGTTTCCTTCTTGTTGCTACCTACTTCGTCATT GGAACAGCTGCAACAAAGGTCAAGATGGCTCAAAAGGAAGCACAAGGGGTAgctgaaaagagaaaaggaagaagaggacTTGGAAGTGTTATAGGATCCAGTGCTGCTGGTTGTGTGTGTGCTTTGCTCATGATAAACAACATTGGAGGAGAATCATTCCGACAACTTTGGCGACTTGGTTTTGTTGCCAGTTTCTGTACTAAATTGAGTGATACTGTCTCAAGTGAAATAGGGAAGGCATATGGTCGGATAAC GTACCTGGTGACAACATTTAGGATAGTTCCTCGGGGAACAGAAGGGGCTATCAGTCTGGAGGGAACCTTTGCTGGACTCTTAGCAGCAAGTGTTCTTGCATTTGTTGGCTGTCTTTTGGGCGAC ATAACTGCATCTGAAGCAATTGTATGCGTCGTAGCTTCACAGATTGCTAATCTTGGTGAAAGCATCATTGGTGCTGTTCTTCAAGAGAAGGAGGGATTTCAGTGG CTCAACAATGATGTAgttaatgtcatcaacatatcCATGGGCAGCATTTTAGCTATCTTGATGCAGCAACTCATACTCGGTCACTGA
- the LOC111810390 gene encoding protein ROOT INITIATION DEFECTIVE 3-like: protein MPFSPQEVVLASSPDGPIVAYDASTGTPLASFNDSRSPRRGITRAGRSSIAVSHICPITASGSIHIYNWWNSSAFQSITVPEPVAPLTATPDGFYLFAGGLSGCIHTLSLPSGDVLNSLPAHRKSVSCLELSADGSLLISGGDDGTIVVIPIFQLVQAKPQENATKHILHQFSAHNDSVTSIYSVMGMSSSQIVSSSMDGRCKFWSLLSGTVLHTVVFPCVIFSVVLDPSETEFFAAGTDGLVYKGSLRHNIKHLIRTDSELTPPASDDLAYRCSLRHKNKHLMGTSSELISWSPKHNAAVVSIVIINEGNNLISAAEDGNIWVWQVNKGQVIMTLENEMGSISDLVIATEKRHEKERNVRRGSHGRAMKSESSRLPSPMLGLLINQTAEMQGAVAAGGSDVRRAIELLESAIAMYEKMLELILKEAKAGYNQREEIQR, encoded by the coding sequence ATGCCATTTTCTCCACAAGAAGTTGTCCTGGCCAGCTCTCCTGATGGCCCCATTGTGGCCTATGATGCCTCCACAGGCACCCCTCTAGCCAGTTTCAATGATAGCCGTTCGCCTCGCCGTGGTATCACCCGAGCCGGGAGGAGTTCCATCGCCGTCTCCCATATCTGCCCAATCACTGCTTCGGGTTCAATCCACATTTATAATTGGTGGAATTCATCTGCCTTCCAGAGTATCACTGTACCTGAACCTGTTGCTCCTCTCACAGCCACTCCTGATGGGTTTTATCTGTTTGCTGGTGGCCTTTCAGGCTGCATTCATACGCTCTCTCTTCCATCTGGGGATGTTCTCAACTCTTTACCCGCACACAGGAAATCAGTTTCTTGCCTTGAACTTAGCGCTGATGGGTCACTTCTCATATCAGGTGGGGATGATGGCACGATTGTTGTCATCCCAATCTTTCAACTTGTTCAAGCCAAACCACAGGAAAATGCGACCAAACACATTCTACATCAGTTTTCAGCACATAATGATTCAGTGACTTCCATTTACTCTGTCATGGGGATGTCCAGTTCCCAAATAGTCTCAAGCTCAATGGATGGCAGATGCAAGTTCTGGAGCTTGCTCTCAGGAACAGTCTTGCACACCGTGGTGTTCCCTTGTGTCATTTTCAGTGTGGTCTTAGATCCATCAGAAACAGAGTTTTTCGCTGCAGGAACTGATGGGTTGGTGTACAAGGGCTCATTGAGACATAACATCAAACACCTTATACGCACAGATTCTGAACTAACTCCACCAGCATCCGACGACTTGGCGTACAGGTGCTCATTGAGGCATAAAAACAAACACCTTATGGGCACAAGCTCTGAACTAATTTCATGGTCGCCTAAGCACAACGCTGCAGTTGTATCTATAGTCATAATCAACGAAGGAAATAACTTAATATCTGCAGCAGAAGATGGGAACATCTGGGTCTGGCAAGTGAACAAGGGGCAGGTGATAATGACCCTCGAAAATGAGATGGGAAGCATAAGCGATTTGGTGATTGCCACAGAAAAAAGGCATGAAAAAGAACGAAATGTCAGAAGGGGCAGCCATGGAAGAGCAATGAAAAGTGAGAGCTCTAGATTACCCAGTCCCATGTTGGGGTTATTGATAAATCAAACAGCTGAGATGCAAGGCGCGGTGGCGGCGGGCGGAAGCGACGTGAGAAGAGCCATTGAGTTGCTGGAATCTGCCATCGCTATGTATGAGAAGATGTTGGAGCTAATCTTGAAGGAAGCCAAAGCAGGCTACaatcaaagagaagaaatacAAAGATGA
- the LOC111810908 gene encoding B-box zinc finger protein 22-like isoform X2: MKIQCNVCEMAEATVLCCADEAALCWACDEKIHAANKLASKHQRVPLSDSSSQMPKCDICQEASGYIFCLEDRALLCRKCDVAIHTANTYVTGHQRFLLTGVKVALEPTDPVPCSSMPKSHSQVKPTETKVRPLSEREFSLPSPGELSRCLSVQGGSEDFMGNGTFHTGDTVSGGFSQWQMDDLINLTGFNQNYGFLDSGSSKADSGKLGDSDSSPVLRAADIELDDNDECSGQVPEASWTVPQIPSPPTASGLYWPRSYHNSMDGAVFVPDISGSSEKVQHCSHNGRFLKRRRQF, from the exons ATGAAGATTCAGTGCAACGTCTGCGAGATGGCTGAGGCGACCGTTCTGTGTTGTGCTGATGAGGCGGCGCTGTGCTGGGCTTGCGATGAGAAGATTCATGCGGCCAACAAGCTTGCAAGCAAGCACCAGAGAGTTCCTCTATCTGATTCTTCGTCTCAGATGCCCAAATGCGACATCTGCCAG GAAGCTAGTGGCTATATCTTTTGTTTAGAGGATCGAGCATTACTTTGCAGAAAGTGTGATGTTGCTATACACACAGCAAATACTTATGTAACTGGTCATCAGCGCTTTCTGCTTACTGGGGTGAAAGTGGCGCTTGAGCCAACTGATCCTGTTCCTTGTTCTTCCATGCCCAAGTCACATTCTCAAGTGAAACCTACTGAGACAAAAGTTAGACCTCTGTCTGAAAGGGAATTCTCGTTGCCTTCTCCTGGTGAACTCAGCAGATGCCTGTCTGTACAAGGTGGATCTGAGGACTTTATGGGAAATGGAACGTTCCATACCGGAGATACTGTTTCTGGTGGCTTTTCACAATGGCAAATGGATGACCTTATTAATCTGACTGGATTCAATCAGAACTATGGGTTTTTGGATAGCGGATCGTCCAAG GCTGATAGCGGCAAGCTCGGGGATTCTGATTCATCTCCAGTTTTAAGGGCTGCTGACATTGAGCTAGACGACAACGATGAATGCTCGGGTCAGGTTCCAGAGGCTTCCTGGACTGTGCCTCAGATTCCCTCCCCTCCCACAGCATCTGGCTTATACTGGCCAAGAAGTTACCATAATTCTATGGATGGTGCTGTTTTTGTTCCTGACATTTCCGGTTCTTCCGAAAAGGTTCAACATTGCTCACATAATGGTAGATTCTTGAAACGAAGGAGGCAGTTCTAG
- the LOC111810908 gene encoding B-box zinc finger protein 22-like isoform X1 — protein MKIQCNVCEMAEATVLCCADEAALCWACDEKIHAANKLASKHQRVPLSDSSSQMPKCDICQEASGYIFCLEDRALLCRKCDVAIHTANTYVTGHQRFLLTGVKVALEPTDPVPCSSMPKSHSQVKPTETKVRPLSEREFSLPSPGELSRCLSVQGGSEDFMGNGTFHTGDTVSGGFSQWQMDDLINLTGFNQNYGFLDSGSSKQADSGKLGDSDSSPVLRAADIELDDNDECSGQVPEASWTVPQIPSPPTASGLYWPRSYHNSMDGAVFVPDISGSSEKVQHCSHNGRFLKRRRQF, from the exons ATGAAGATTCAGTGCAACGTCTGCGAGATGGCTGAGGCGACCGTTCTGTGTTGTGCTGATGAGGCGGCGCTGTGCTGGGCTTGCGATGAGAAGATTCATGCGGCCAACAAGCTTGCAAGCAAGCACCAGAGAGTTCCTCTATCTGATTCTTCGTCTCAGATGCCCAAATGCGACATCTGCCAG GAAGCTAGTGGCTATATCTTTTGTTTAGAGGATCGAGCATTACTTTGCAGAAAGTGTGATGTTGCTATACACACAGCAAATACTTATGTAACTGGTCATCAGCGCTTTCTGCTTACTGGGGTGAAAGTGGCGCTTGAGCCAACTGATCCTGTTCCTTGTTCTTCCATGCCCAAGTCACATTCTCAAGTGAAACCTACTGAGACAAAAGTTAGACCTCTGTCTGAAAGGGAATTCTCGTTGCCTTCTCCTGGTGAACTCAGCAGATGCCTGTCTGTACAAGGTGGATCTGAGGACTTTATGGGAAATGGAACGTTCCATACCGGAGATACTGTTTCTGGTGGCTTTTCACAATGGCAAATGGATGACCTTATTAATCTGACTGGATTCAATCAGAACTATGGGTTTTTGGATAGCGGATCGTCCAAG CAGGCTGATAGCGGCAAGCTCGGGGATTCTGATTCATCTCCAGTTTTAAGGGCTGCTGACATTGAGCTAGACGACAACGATGAATGCTCGGGTCAGGTTCCAGAGGCTTCCTGGACTGTGCCTCAGATTCCCTCCCCTCCCACAGCATCTGGCTTATACTGGCCAAGAAGTTACCATAATTCTATGGATGGTGCTGTTTTTGTTCCTGACATTTCCGGTTCTTCCGAAAAGGTTCAACATTGCTCACATAATGGTAGATTCTTGAAACGAAGGAGGCAGTTCTAG
- the LOC111810612 gene encoding uncharacterized protein LOC111810612 isoform X1, giving the protein MLAGGPLEGRAISTTCGHLLCTEDATKILSNDGACPICDQVLSKSLMKPVDINPNDEWVNTGWFPLLKLQGQEKTYGRQDKTAGTLVTSTSPLDHRQNKLLQWQWKLGTEELELTPRLEVELATPP; this is encoded by the exons ATGCTTGCTGGAGGGCCACTTGAAGGGCGAGCTATCTCCACAACTTGTGGTCACCTGTTGT GCACAGAAGATGCAACCAAGATCCTTAGCAATGATGGAGCATGCCCCATTTGTGATCAAGTTCTTTCTAAAAG CCTCATGAAACCTGTGGATATCAATCCAAACGATGAATGGGTCAAT ACTGGCTGGTTTCCGCTCCTGAAACTCCAGGGCCAAGAGAAGACATATGGCCGGCAAGACAAAACAGCGGGAACTCTAGTCACTTCGACATCTCCGTTGGATCACCGGCAAAACAAGCTGCTCCAATGGCAATGGAAGCTGGGAACAGAAGAGCTGGAGCTCACTCCGCGTCTGGAAGTGGAGCTGGCAACCCCTCCATGA
- the LOC111810612 gene encoding E3 ubiquitin-protein ligase CCNB1IP1 homolog isoform X2 — translation MGQYWLVSAPETPGPREDIWPARQNSGNSSHFDISVGSPAKQAAPMAMEAGNRRAGAHSASGSGAGNPSMTLRNFILSPIKRPQLSRRPQMFTF, via the exons ATGGGTCAAT ACTGGCTGGTTTCCGCTCCTGAAACTCCAGGGCCAAGAGAAGACATATGGCCGGCAAGACAAAACAGCGGGAACTCTAGTCACTTCGACATCTCCGTTGGATCACCGGCAAAACAAGCTGCTCCAATGGCAATGGAAGCTGGGAACAGAAGAGCTGGAGCTCACTCCGCGTCTGGAAGTGGAGCTGGCAACCCCTCCATGACTCTACGCAACTTCATTTTGTCCCCAATCAAACGACCTCAGCTCTCTCGTCGCCCTCAAATGTTCAC ATTTTGA
- the LOC111809988 gene encoding trifunctional UDP-glucose 4,6-dehydratase/UDP-4-keto-6-deoxy-D-glucose 3,5-epimerase/UDP-4-keto-L-rhamnose-reductase RHM1 has translation MATHTPKNILITGAAGFIASHVANRLVRNYPGYKIVVLDKLDYCSNLKNLLPSKPSPNFKFVKGDIGSADLVNYLLITESIDTIMHFAAQTHVDNSFGNSFEFTKNNIYGTHVLLEACKVTGQIRRFIHVSTDEVYGETDEDAVVGNHEASQLLPTNPYSATKAGAEMLVMAYGRSYGLPVITTRGNNVYGPNQFPEKLIPKFILLAMRGQSLPIHGDGSNVRSYLYCEDVAEAFEVILHKGEVGHVYNIGTKKERRVIDVAQDICKLFKMDSEASIKFVENRPFNDQRYFLDDEKLKILGWSERTTWEEGLKKTIEWYTKNPDWWGDVSGALLPHPRMLMMPGGVERHFEGSEEVAPAAFVSSNTKMVVPTSRNPGSPRQSSLKFLIYGRTGWIGGLLGQLCDKQGIAYAYGKGRLEDRASLLADIQNIKPTHVFNAAGVTGRPNVDWCESHKTETIRANVAGTLTLADVCREHGLLMMNFATGCIFEYNTQHPEGSGIGFKEEDKPNFIGSFYSKTKAMVEELLKEYDNVCTLRVRMPISSDLNNPRNFITKISRYNKVVNIPNSMTILDELLPISIEMAKRNLRGIWNFTNPGVVSHNEILEMYKKYIDPEFKWANFTLEEQAKVIVAPRSNNEMDASKLKKEFPELLGIKESLIKYVFEPNKKTSA, from the exons ATGGCTACACACACTCCTAAGAACATCCTCATTACTGGGGCTGCTGGATTTATTGCATCCCATGTTGCTAACAGACTAGTCAGGAACTATCCTGGCTACAAAATTGTTGTTCTTGACAAGCTTGATTATTGCTCAAATCTGAAGAATCTTCTTCCATCTAAACCATCTCCCAACTTCAAATTCGTCAAGGGGGACATTGGCAGCGCTGACCTTGTCAATTATCTCCTAATTACCGAGTCCATCGACACGATTATGCACTTTGCTGCCCAGACTCATGTTGACAACTCGTTTGGTAATAGTTTCGAGTTCACGAAGAATAACATCTATGGTACACATGTTCTTTTAGAAGCATGCAAGGTCACTGGACAGATTCGACGGTTCATCCACGTTAGTACCGATGAAGTGTATGGAGAAACAGATGAGGATGCTGTTGTGGGAAACCATGAGGCTTCCCAACTCCTCCCAACAAATCCATACTCTGCAACAAAAGCTGGAGCTGAAATGCTTGTTATGGCATATGGCAGGTCATATGGGTTACCTGTGATTACGACCCGAGGAAACAACGTATATGGACCTAATCAGTTTCCTGAGAAGCTAATTCCAAAGTTCATTCTTTTGGCAATGAGAGGCCAGTCTCTTCCAATCCATGGAGATGGTTCTAATGTTAGGAGCTACCTGTACTGTGAGGATGTTGCTGAGGCTTTTGAAGTCATCCTTCACAAAGGGGAGGTTGGCCATGTTTATAACATTGGGACAAAGAAGGAGAGAAGGGTTATAGATGTTGCCCAAGATATATGTAAACTGTTTAAAATGGATTCAGAGGCAAGCATCAAATTTGTCGAAAACAGACCGTTTAATGATCAGAGGTATTTCTTGGATGATGAGAAACTCAAGATCTTGGGATGGTCAGAACGTACGACGTGGGAAGAAGGGCTCAAGAAGACGATCGAATGGTACACCAAGAACCCTGATTGGTGGGGTGATGTCTCTGGGGCTTTGCTGCCACATCCTAGAATGCTAATGATGCCCGGTGGAGTCGAGAGGCACTTTGAAGGGTCTGAAGAGGTAGCACCGGCTGCTTTCGTTTCAAGTAACACTAAGATGGTTGTCCCAACTTCCAGAAATCCAGGCTCTCCTCGCCAGTCATCCTTGAAATTTTTGATATATGGTAGGACAGGGTGGATTGGAGGCCTTCTTGGACAGCTATGTGATAAACAAGGCATTGCCTATGCATATGGCAAAGGACGTTTGGAGGATCGAGCGTCGCTTTTGGCAGATATTCAGAATATTAAACCAACCCATGTTTTCAATGCTGCTGGAGTGACAGGGAGACCCAATGTTGATTGGTGTGAATCTCACAAAACCGAAACGATTCGAGCCAATGTCGCTGGAACCTTAACTTTAGCTGATGTTTGCCGGGAGCACGGGCTCTTGATGATGAACTTTGCCACTGGCTGTATCTTTGAGTACAACACTCAACATCCAGAGGGTTCTGGCATTGGATTTAAGGAGGAGGACAAGCCAAATTTCATTGGTTCCTTTTATTCAAAAACCAAGGCCATG GTGGAGGAGCTTCTGAAAGAATATGACAACGTCTGCACCCTCCGAGTTCGGATGCCGATATCATCCGACTTGAACAACCCACGCAACTTCATCACCAAGATTTCCCGCTACAACAAGGTCGTTAACATCCCAAACAGCATGACCATCCTGGATGAACTTCTGCCCATTTCGATCGAGATGGCAAAGCGAAACTTGAGAGGCATCTGGAACTTCACAAACCCTGGCGTTGTGAGTCATAACGAGATCCTCGAAATGTACAAGAAATACATCGACCCCGAGTTCAAGTGGGCTAACTTCACTCTGGAAGAACAAGCAAAGGTAATTGTAGCCCCTAGAAGCAACAATGAGATGGATGCTTCAAAGTTGAAAAAGGAGTTCCCAGAGCTGCTCGGGATCAAGGAGTCGTTGATCAAGTACGTCTTCGAACCGAACAAGAAAACCTCGGCCTGA